The following is a genomic window from Collimonas fungivorans Ter331.
TAGTGTCATTTCTTACAATAATGTGGCGCCCGAAGCGCCCTTGTCGGCCGTGTTCGGCCGTGAGCCGAAAACCCTGGGCCGCAGCGAAGAGAATTATTTCGTGCTGGCCGATCCCAGGAATTTCGTCTCGCGCATCCAGGCCGAGATCAAAAGCGACGGCATCCGTCAATCCATCACCAATCTCAGCCGCGCCAATCCGATACTGCTGAACGGACATGAGATCGATGCCGAGGAAGAATACGATTTACAGATAGGCGACGAAATCCAGATCGGACTGTACTTATTGCGCGCGGAGGCGCAGCTCAACTTAATGAAAGATAACCCTGACATGACCAACCAGTCCGGCCAGCCATCGGCCAATCCGGTGAAACGGGTAAGCGGCGGCAAGCCTTTGCTGAGCGTATCCGAGACCCGCCTGGCGGCGCTCGCGCAATTGAACCTGGAGCTGGCGGCAACTGCCAACGCAGCCTTGCCGACCTCGCCGGTGCGTCCGCTGAACACGATCCCGCGGGCGGCTGCGAATCCGGCGCCGGCCGGTCCCGGCGAAGATAGCCCGGCCGAGCCGTCCGCATCGGGCGAAGCGCTGGTGCAGGCGTTCATGAAAGGCGCCGGTTTGCCGGCAGGGTCCCTGGCGTCGGAACTGACGCCGGAAATGATGGAAATCGTCGGCAAGCTGCTGGCGACGGCGGTGCAGGGCACGATAGACCTGAACGCCTCGCGTGCGCTGGTAAAACGCGAAGCACATGCGGATGTGACCAAGGTAGTGGTCAGGAATAATAATCCGCTGAAATTCTTTTCCGACAGCCAGACCGTGCTGATCCAGATGCTGCGCAAGAAAATGCCGGGTTTCATGGGCGCCACCGAAGCCATGCAGGACGCTTACCAGGATTTGCAGGCGCACCAGGTGGGCGTGGTTTCGGGCATGCGCGCCACCATGAACGAGATGCTGCAGCGTTTCAATCCTGAAGTCATGGAGCGGCGTTCGAAAAAAGGCGGCGCGCTCGATGCGCTGATGCCGTCCAAGCGCAAGGCAAAGTTATGGGATGCCTATGCCGAGCGTTACCAGCGGATTATCGCGGAATCCTCGCAGGACGATTTCCAGACCTTGTTCGGCAAGGCATTTTTGCAGGCTTACGAAAGAAAAGTGGAAAAGCAGAGAAGAGAGACGCAGCATGCCTGAGCAATCGCTGCTGGCCGACATGGCGGTGCCGGTTGCCTTGAGCCTGGCGCAGTTGAGCCACGCCGGCGGCCGCCAGGTCAACCAGGATTCCTGGGGCAGCGTGCTGCAGGAAGACCTGGCTTGCGTGATTGTCGCTGACGGCGTCGGCGGCCAGTACGGCGGCGAGATCGCCTCGAATATCGTGGTCCATTCGATCATGGAAATGTTTGTCGAAGAAGCTTCTTTCGGTCCGCGCGCGCTGCAGTCCTATATCGAGCACGCGGTGGCGCAGCTGAACCGGCGCCAGGCGCAGATCCCGCGCCTGAAAGACATGAGCTCGACGGTGGCGGTGCTGCTGATCGATCAAACCAACCGTTGCGCGCTGTGGGGCCACATGGGCGATACCCGCGTCTATCTGTTCCGCCGCCACAAGCTGCTGAGCGCGACCAAGGACCACAGCCTGATCCAGCAGTTCGTCGATGCCGGCCATTGTTCCCCCGAGCAGTTGCGCAGGCATCCGCGCCGCAGCATCCTGAGCGCCGCCGTCGGCGTCGAGGGCAGCGCGCCCGCCGAGGTGACCCAGAACGCGGTCCAGATACAGGACGGCGACGCCTTCCTGATCTGCTCCGACGGTTTCTGGGAATGGATCAGCGAGGCGGAGATGGAGCAGGCCGCAAGCCAGGTCACGAGTCAGGCAAGTTCTGCCCAGGAGTGGCTGGACCTGATGCATGCTGTCGTGAAAAAGAACGGCAGCGCTTCCAATATTCCACTGGATAACTGTACTGCGTTTACAATTCGTGTTGCTGAGCCTCGATCTTCAGCGAGCCGTTAGTGCTGATAGCCGTCCAGAATAATATTAAAACGCCGAATCCAGAGAATATGCAAAACGCCAAGCCGCTTGATCCGCAAGAAACGACGGCTGTCGAAAACTGCCTGCCCAAAGGCACCCGGCTGGCCGATTTCGAAATCATCGGCGTGATCGGCGAAGGCGGCTTTGGCATAGTCTACTTTGCCTTCGACCGCTCGCTGCGGCGCATGGTGGCGATCAAGGAATACATGCCGGGCACGCTTGCCGGGCGGGGGCCGGATAAAAAAGTCGTGGTGCGTTCGCAGCGTCACCGCGAAACCTTCACCATCGGCCTCAAGAGTTTCATCAAGGAAGCGCGCCTGCTGGCGCAATTCGACCATCCGGCGCTGATCAAGGTCTACCGTTTCTGGGAACAGAACAACACTGCCTACATGGCGATGCGCTACTACGAAGGCCGTACCCTCAAAAGCGTGGTGCAGAATTCGCCGGCGCAGGTGACCGAAGCCTGGCTGAAAAGCATGCTCAAGCCGATGCTGGAAGCGCTCGACGCCATGTACCGGGTGCAGATACTGCATCGCGACATCTCGCCCGACAATATCATGATCCAGAAAAGCGGCGAAGCCGTGCTGCTGGATTTCGGCGCGGCGCGCCAGATCATCGGCGACATGACCCATTCGCTGACGGTGATCCTGAAGCCGGGATATGCGCCGGTCGAGCAGTATGCCGACGACGCCATGATGAAGCAGGGGCCATGGACCGATATCTATTCGCTGTCGGCAGTGATCTATTTCGCCATCGTCAAGAGCGCGCCGCCGACCTCCGTGGCGCGCATGATCAAGGACCCGATCCTGTCCTTGCAGGACGGCGAGTACAGCGGCTTCAGCAAGGAGTTCCTGGCTGCCATCGACAAGGGCCTGGCAGTCAAGCCGGACGACCGGCCGCAATCGATAGAAGAATTCCGCAAGCTGCTGGACCTGGAGCTGTCGGTGCCGATGCCGATGCCGGACAATGAAGCTTCCGCCCCGGTCGCATTTCGCCTGCCGAGCCGGAAGAAGCCCGGCGACGAACCAACCATAGCCAACGATAGACATGCCCGCAAGCGGCCGGTTACACCGCCAAGCGTGCTGGACAAAACGCTGAGGGCTCCTGCCTGGTGGATTGGCGCTGCCGTCGCCGTGCTGGCGCTGGGCGGCTATCTGTGGCTCAAGCCGGCCCGCTTGCCTAAGACGCCGGTGGCCGCGGCGCGGGTGGCCGCACCCGCCTCCGTTCCCACGCCCGCTCCCGCTGCATCGCCGACGGCGTCCAAGCAAGCTGCCGCGCCGGCTGAACAGGTCCTCGATGAAGAAACCATCGCCTGGGAGACATTGAAACAGCAGAACGGCGCGCCGCCGCAGCAGATCGAGGCTTTCCTGGAGAAGTATCCGAACGGTCAGCAT
Proteins encoded in this region:
- a CDS encoding PP2C family protein-serine/threonine phosphatase; this encodes MPEQSLLADMAVPVALSLAQLSHAGGRQVNQDSWGSVLQEDLACVIVADGVGGQYGGEIASNIVVHSIMEMFVEEASFGPRALQSYIEHAVAQLNRRQAQIPRLKDMSSTVAVLLIDQTNRCALWGHMGDTRVYLFRRHKLLSATKDHSLIQQFVDAGHCSPEQLRRHPRRSILSAAVGVEGSAPAEVTQNAVQIQDGDAFLICSDGFWEWISEAEMEQAASQVTSQASSAQEWLDLMHAVVKKNGSASNIPLDNCTAFTIRVAEPRSSASR
- a CDS encoding serine/threonine protein kinase, which produces MQNAKPLDPQETTAVENCLPKGTRLADFEIIGVIGEGGFGIVYFAFDRSLRRMVAIKEYMPGTLAGRGPDKKVVVRSQRHRETFTIGLKSFIKEARLLAQFDHPALIKVYRFWEQNNTAYMAMRYYEGRTLKSVVQNSPAQVTEAWLKSMLKPMLEALDAMYRVQILHRDISPDNIMIQKSGEAVLLDFGAARQIIGDMTHSLTVILKPGYAPVEQYADDAMMKQGPWTDIYSLSAVIYFAIVKSAPPTSVARMIKDPILSLQDGEYSGFSKEFLAAIDKGLAVKPDDRPQSIEEFRKLLDLELSVPMPMPDNEASAPVAFRLPSRKKPGDEPTIANDRHARKRPVTPPSVLDKTLRAPAWWIGAAVAVLALGGYLWLKPARLPKTPVAAARVAAPASVPTPAPAASPTASKQAAAPAEQVLDEETIAWETLKQQNGAPPQQIEAFLEKYPNGQHAGTARSGLAQRQDKGAENVAAAKPAVLKEAEVKAVDAKVVNATGIISLTIKPWGNVLVDGSMKGVSPPLKKLILPEGKHQIKLLNPSFPDRVFEIDVSPKKSRNIDYDFSSH
- the tagH gene encoding type VI secretion system-associated FHA domain protein TagH; translated protein: MIKISVISYNNVAPEAPLSAVFGREPKTLGRSEENYFVLADPRNFVSRIQAEIKSDGIRQSITNLSRANPILLNGHEIDAEEEYDLQIGDEIQIGLYLLRAEAQLNLMKDNPDMTNQSGQPSANPVKRVSGGKPLLSVSETRLAALAQLNLELAATANAALPTSPVRPLNTIPRAAANPAPAGPGEDSPAEPSASGEALVQAFMKGAGLPAGSLASELTPEMMEIVGKLLATAVQGTIDLNASRALVKREAHADVTKVVVRNNNPLKFFSDSQTVLIQMLRKKMPGFMGATEAMQDAYQDLQAHQVGVVSGMRATMNEMLQRFNPEVMERRSKKGGALDALMPSKRKAKLWDAYAERYQRIIAESSQDDFQTLFGKAFLQAYERKVEKQRRETQHA